The genomic window CAGCCTGAAACTTTAAGAAACGCCCTCCGCGCCTTTAACCATTAAAGAGAGCGGGGGCTGCTTAATAGTGTAGGTGGGCTGCTTGAATGAGGCCCGGGTGATGGTGAAGGAGGCGGCCAAGCGCTTCGCCGAGGAGAGGGTGGAGCCCTTAGCGAAGGAGATAGATAAGTCGGGTAGGATGTCTGATGAGCTCAGGCGCCTCATAGCTAGCTCTGGCTTTTACGCTATCGTTTTCCCTGAGAAGTACGGAGGGATCGGCGCTGGCTACTTAGCCTTAATGCTGGCCCTCGAGGAGATAGCTAAAGCGTCGATGGCTGTCAGCTTAAACATAGGCGTCCAGTTCCTAGCCTCTGAGGCTATCTATAGGTATGGCAGCGAGGAGCA from Candidatus Nezhaarchaeota archaeon includes these protein-coding regions:
- a CDS encoding acyl-CoA dehydrogenase family protein; protein product: MNEARVMVKEAAKRFAEERVEPLAKEIDKSGRMSDELRRLIASSGFYAIVFPEKYGGIGAGYLALMLALEEIAKASMAVSLNIGVQFLASEAIYRYGSEEQRAKYLPMMLRGEWLGCFAFTEASTGSDPEMITTVAEKVPSGFRL